The following is a genomic window from Puntigrus tetrazona isolate hp1 chromosome 20, ASM1883169v1, whole genome shotgun sequence.
atatatagctttggATGATTGgcataaataacaaataataaagacaATATAGGATACAGGGCAGATaaaggaaaaacattaaaaacaaccacaaaaaagaaagaaataatatataatataatatataatataatataatttttttttttttttttttgctgttagtATGTAAGGCTGCATTCATGGCTATTTTGCCAACAAAATAAATCCTgcatattctgaaaaataacaGACTGTATCACACATGGACGAATCAACACCTCAATTGGATTTTGAAGCAAGACATTTTGAGTCATGCCAAACGAGGACACTTGAAGAACAGAAGAAAAACGTCCATaacttttattttccataaaataaataaataaagataaatattaaacaatccctctaaaatatacaaaactcGACTCAATCACTTGTGCTGTGGCTTTCTGCTCCAatacaaataattcatttaaataatgtgtaaatCATTCTAGCCTTGTAAATGACATTACATGCATCGTTAACAATGAACTATAGTAAAGCTGTAACTTTTTGGATGAACGCTATATTTTCGAGACCATTGTTCAGGCGCGAATCGACTCGTCCGAATCTTTCGAAAGGAATCGGATCCGAATAAGATTCATCGCGCTTGTAACTTCTCTCCGGCGTTGCATCAGCGTGTTCGTGCCGTCTGGGCTTCAAACGCGAATGCTGCAGTGCGCGTGGAGAATAAATCCGTTCGTCAAATGCCTAACATAGACGTCGCACAGAGATGGTCGATATAAATGCGCGTTATGCACGCGCCGGTGTCTGCAAAATCGAGATGCTAGGTGtcgctttaaaataaaagcgtGCATTAGCGAGCTGCAGAGGAACCACGTGAGAGCGAAGGACAGTTACAAAAGCACCCGCAGATCTAAATCACCCACAGCCTTCACTGGACACGACAGGGCTGCGTCGTGCAGTCACTTAACAGAAACTGATAATACTGTCATGAACGTTTATGATGACTAGACCGGATGCATTTCGCAGATTTCCTTGCAGGATCACTTGGAGGTACCTGACAGATTTAGTCCAGTGTTTTGAGCGCAGTGTATATAAAGTGCTCTGGATACGTACAGTAGGGCATGGCagagctttttattttgttgcttgCATTAGTGTGTGTAGAATTAGCCAGAAATGGTATTTATGAATTACAACCTCTTAATGCTCCCATTCATGCATAAATGCTTGTCTAATTTAATgtccaattattattattattttttttaaataataataattggacATTAAATTAGACCAGCATTtagcaacaaaaagaaaataatgagaaatgtgTTTCTGTAAGAACTGTAAGGCGTTTCTGCTCTCTTGATTTAATAGGTCTGCGTTGGGCACGAAGCACAAATCGGTCAGATTTATAACGCTTTATACGTTTAAGCATCTCTCTCTGGAGTCTTAGAGGGCACACGTCTGAGGTCTCGCACCTCCACGAATGACTAACGATATCAGAGTCAGGAACACTGCCGAGGAGCTCAACCACACGTCCTGAGCAGTAATTATTGACtcttctgctgttgtttttcaggagcgtGTGGTGTGGCGGTCGGTTATCCTCTGGACACGGTCAAAGTACACTTGTTTTTATCAAATGCTGTATTATATTTAAGGGCGTCACCTCCTGACCCTGAATGTGTCGGTTTGACCCCCGCACAGGTCAGAATACAAACTCAGAAACAGTTCAGTGGAGTCTGGCACTGCATCGTGACCACCATCGAGAAAGAAGGGGTACGAAGCTCGCCTTTGCTTCACGCTGAACGATTCACACACTTTTTACTGATTAATTAAACAAGTGCACAGCCATTCCTGCGAAGCGGGGTTTAATACTGAGATACTAGGCTTTATTTGTTAAGAACTGGTTTTACTTTTCCATTTGAACTTTAGTTAAAGgcttatattattaatttaaatgtttacgtaattcatttttatgtcagttttagTTTGAATCATTTCAATACATCAGGTTAAACTGAATCGAAATGATAAATGTTGCCGCGGCAACTATagattaattactttaaatgtactttttgtaaaaataaataatactttctTATAccttcagttttatttttaatcaacaaaaataataatttttttgcatggcCACCACTtcatcaaaaaacataaataaataaaaaaaatcatatgccttctttttatattttgaagacCCCACCATTATTTAAacttaatggaaaaaaagctCATGTAAACTTCgatttctttcagaaaatgcCGAAGTTTAAGCGAATCTCATCGTTTAAGCATTTCATGTTATTTCAGGGAACTGTGTGCTTCTACGAGCCTTTTCTATTCTTGACATGACAATGTCTCCAAACACCAATAATCTGTGCATACGGCCGCAGTCTTTTTAGACGCTTCCAAAGCTGTTGCAACAGAGATGGAAAtccaattttttaaatacacaagtTATGTTTCCAGCTTTGGAATCgtctttttctgttctaaagAGGGGGGTGCCAATACTTTCGTCCGCAGAGCGTCTATAGAGTAAATGGTGTTTGGTAATGAGTTTCTGGATCAAGGCGTGCATGTAAAGTCACTCCAGACCAGCCAAACCCTTCCAGGCTGACTCGAGCGATCGTTTCTTTCTACACAGAGGCGTTGTGGTGCGGAAAAATCCTGTCCAAACCATTGCTGTAAAATTAGAAGCGCACAAATTCCCaaaattgaatgaaaatgtgtACTTCTAGAAATGACTAAAGTAGTCAGTCCTGCTCATTAGAAGggggtgccaatacttttgtcgACACAACGCATAGCTCGCACATTGCAAAATAAAGTGGATACGGTGGTAGTAGCAATCATAGACACGTGTTATCTGTCATTTTGATGATTTCTCATGCTCGTGTTTCGCTGCAGGTCCATGGCTTCTTTAAGGGAATGGCTCTGCCCGTCACTACTATATCCATGACGTCCTCGGTGGTGTTCGGCACGTACCGGAACTGTCTGCGGTGTTTGGCTCAGATCCGCGGGGTCGGCGCTCCCAACACCAAGCTCGACGTGTTCCTGTCAGGCCTGGCAGCTGGAGTAGCACAGGTCTGAGATTTACccgactttcttctttcagaggaGCGCAAATGGAGCTGTATTGAGAGAAAcaccctggctcttccaagctttgtaatgggagtgaatgggtgccgagGTGTTTCGAAGCTCAATGAAGTGCGTCCACACGTTATAAAAAAGGGTCCCACGTAAATCCGGAGGGTTAATAAAGGGCTTCAATGCGTTTGGGTATGAAAAATATCcgtattacatttttaaagcaacaaaaaaacattgtgcaaTAAAGATAtgacaatattattaaaatgttcttgcaACGCATTTCTGTAAGCCGTGTTacgtttattatatatttttttaataattactctttatttaatgcatgtttgactATACCTgtcatgaaaatacatttttattaccacCACGACCTacaagaaaaatttaaatgtgcaatttCAGCATTTCTACGCAATGCAACAATTTTTTCTCGGTTTATACGCAACTCAGATGCGAGCAGAAGCGACACCTTTCAGAAACACGACGTCTCCAAACGTTCATGACAAGTGCTCTAGAAGAACCCTTTTTTGTCTAAACGCCTCGCAAAAGCTTCTCTGGAGGTTCCTCCGATTATAAAAAGAGACGGAAACCGAGTCTTCTTCTGAGAGTGTAAATCACGAGCCTGATTTTCGATAAGCGCGTGATTCGTCGTATATTCTGTGTTCCTAGACCTGTGTAATGTCGCCAGGTGATACGGTGAAGGTCCGTCTTCAGTGTCAGATGGAGAGCGGGAGAAGCGGACTCAAACCCAAATACAGCGGTCCGATCCACTGTCTGCTGAGCGTCGTCCGAGACCAGGGTGTTTCAGGACTTTACAGAGGAGCTCTTCCCCTGGCCTTCAGAGACGGCCCGTCATTCGCCACCTACTTCTTGACCTACAGCAGTCTGTGTTCACTTCTCACGCCTGAAGGACAGAACGAGCCAGGTAAAAACAACCAGCGATGACCACGGTGCTCTACCATCAATCGCTCATCAACAAAATCAGACAGATCTAACCAATTCAAACCGGCGAACACTAACCTATAGCGAATACCGGAAGCCACTTACTAATACTCATTTACGCTCCAGCAGCGTTTTCAGTCCATTGAGAGCCGCTTGACTAATACCAATACAGAGGAAGTTATAGTAATCCAGCCTCGCTGAAATAGTCCTTAAAAGGATGGAAAAACACTGGACT
Proteins encoded in this region:
- the slc25a47a gene encoding solute carrier family 25 member 47-A isoform X1; this translates as MHFADFLAGSLGGACGVAVGYPLDTVKVHLFLSNAVLYLRASPPDPECVGLTPAQVRIQTQKQFSGVWHCIVTTIEKEGVHGFFKGMALPVTTISMTSSVVFGTYRNCLRCLAQIRGVGAPNTKLDVFLSGLAAGVAQTCVMSPGDTVKVRLQCQMESGRSGLKPKYSGPIHCLLSVVRDQGVSGLYRGALPLAFRDGPSFATYFLTYSSLCSLLTPEGQNEPAWSAVLLSGGLAGMSGWFVGTPMDVIKARLQMDGVGGERRYGGLLHCLSETVRSEGPGIFFRSLGINCLRAFPVNMVVFAVYELSVRVLRSASEKPL
- the slc25a47a gene encoding solute carrier family 25 member 47-A isoform X2, which encodes MHFADFLAGSLGGACGVAVGYPLDTVKVRIQTQKQFSGVWHCIVTTIEKEGVHGFFKGMALPVTTISMTSSVVFGTYRNCLRCLAQIRGVGAPNTKLDVFLSGLAAGVAQTCVMSPGDTVKVRLQCQMESGRSGLKPKYSGPIHCLLSVVRDQGVSGLYRGALPLAFRDGPSFATYFLTYSSLCSLLTPEGQNEPAWSAVLLSGGLAGMSGWFVGTPMDVIKARLQMDGVGGERRYGGLLHCLSETVRSEGPGIFFRSLGINCLRAFPVNMVVFAVYELSVRVLRSASEKPL
- the slc25a47a gene encoding solute carrier family 25 member 47-A isoform X3, with translation MALPVTTISMTSSVVFGTYRNCLRCLAQIRGVGAPNTKLDVFLSGLAAGVAQTCVMSPGDTVKVRLQCQMESGRSGLKPKYSGPIHCLLSVVRDQGVSGLYRGALPLAFRDGPSFATYFLTYSSLCSLLTPEGQNEPAWSAVLLSGGLAGMSGWFVGTPMDVIKARLQMDGVGGERRYGGLLHCLSETVRSEGPGIFFRSLGINCLRAFPVNMVVFAVYELSVRVLRSASEKPL